One Glycine max cultivar Williams 82 chromosome 8, Glycine_max_v4.0, whole genome shotgun sequence genomic window, CAAACGGACAAAGGAAGTGAAAGGGTTTAGGGTGTGACCTGAGATCAACATGTTGCGGAGGCTTCTCTCTTCTCACCTCAAAACCCTAGCCGCCACCGCTTCTTCTTCCACTCCCCGATCTGCTTCCGCCGCCGCCAGATTCGCCGCTCTCTCTCGCTCCTCCCGCTACTTCTCAACCCAGTCcggtactctctctctctccttttttctcATTCGCTGTTTCCTAAATCCGCCAGATTAACTCATCTTATTTCTTCATCTTCTTACAGAGGATGCTACTGCCATCAAAAAGAAGGTTGAGGATGTAATGCCAATCGCTACTGGTCACGAGCGCGAGGAGCTTCAGGCTGAGCTCGaggtctctctctctttctcgaTTCAATCAAATGAATAGTGTGTCTCCTTACTCTTTTCTGTGTCCTATTTTTAGAGTAAAAACTGGCGGTTTTGTTAATAATTAGCTTGTTtacacaaaagaaaataaaataacttacgATTAAAGTATTGAAGAAAGAGCTATTAATCAAACTGCTGTTTTCTGTATGCAATGTAAGTAAAACCAAGCATTTCAAGGGAGACtctcattgttttcttttttgtgttaaCTACTATCTGTTTCTTTTGGTTAGGGAAGGAATATTCTTGAAATAGACCATCCCGAAGGTCCATTCGGCACGAAGGTCAGTCTTATTGCCTTTTCtatttaaattgtatttttttactaatgtaTAATTTTGCTGTGTAAGAGGAAAACTATAAGAGTCACATAGCATTGATTGTgcgaatgaattttttttgtttttttatttcaatgtaTTTTAGCtgtataaatttcatttttcattgcATCTTTTTTCTGGATTTGTGCATGTgcaggtatttttttattttgaaagtgtGCAAAACTCATAATGCATAATTTGCgtgtatatatgtgtgtttaAATGAATGTTTTATAAAAGTACCACCTTTCATTTGCAACCCAATGACCAGACCTGAACCTCCTTATACCTGATTGGATTGATTCAGTTTGGATCGAATGCAAAAAATTCATGAAAACTGACCCAACCCAACCCAATTATTTGGTTTGGATAGAAAATTCTCCCAAAATTCATGATATAAGTTCATTTAGCTAAACTTGGATAACCATTTTGTAGTTAAAACAGTGACTGATTTGCTTGCATGAATTGATGGAATTTAAGTATCTAATTTATTTACCCTATCATAGTGGCTTACTCAAGCTTCTTATTATTtcccttttcatttttcatttgattgaaTGACCTATCTTTCTAAGTATTCATCTTTCTTTATTAATAATGgttttatatatgtttcatctttatctgCTTTCATTGTTTGTTTTGGATCATAGGAAGCACCTGCTGTTGTCAAATCTTACTATGATAAAAGGATAGTCGGATGCCCAGGAGGTGAAGGTGGTGAGTACCAGAATATTCCTTGTTTCTCTTAATGTCTTCTTGCATGTGACCTTCTTCCCAGGGTGATGAAAAAGGCTAGAATTCTTGGTTATGGTGTTTATGAGGGGGTGAACGACTTGTTTTGATTTCAGAGGATGAGCATGATGTTGTCTGGTTTTGGCTGGAGAAAGACAAGCCCCACGAATGTCCAGTGTGCGCACAGTATTTTGTTGTAAGTTCATAATGACTTTTAGAATAGCTTCTACTGTTACAGTGTTTTTGTGGGGAGAGAATCAATGAATCATTGTTTAGTATGTCTTGTTCTGATACTTTTGACAGTTGTGGAGTTGAATGCCAAGATATTTAAgtatttagattaaaaatatttgcttGTGTGCTTCACTTGTGTACATTGATATTCAAGCACCATTGTTTAGTGATTGTCATTGACAGCACAGGCTGAGGCTGCtcccataaaatatatttggagCGGTTTTCAgttcctttaattttaaatatttccacAATCTGAATGCCTTGACTACTCTTAAGTGTGATTATCTAATGGTGTTGCATGACTCTGGTGTTTTTAGCTTATTGCTGCAAGATAATTCCCATTTTAGCCAGAAGACATTGTAAATTAGTTAATGGGAAAGTGAGGCTTTCAGTCTTAACAACTTATGTATTTCAAACATTGATTAGCTTTTTATTATCATCCAGATGACCAGACCAAGATTATTGGTTTAAGGGTGCATTTGGATAAACAGTCTAATTAGGGACTTATTCAATAAATGCTTACCATATGAGATATGACTGTGAGAGGTCTTGTCATAAGTGCTTAatttaataatcttattttgGTAAATTTTATGTGAAAGTGAAACTTACTGAAATAAGCTAAAAAGAGTTTATAGGagggttgtaaatcagttttataTGCTTAACCAAACTCCTTCAATTTTCAGCTTAACTACTTTTATTATAATGAGATAACCCAAATAAATTCAATAGAAGCTCTTCCAATCGCCCCTTGAGTTCTGGTGGACCTGTTTTTGACCTTACAAAAGCAAATGACAAGTCAAACAACAGAACTTTTTGttagaatcaaaattttatcAGCTTCAGGCAAggttattaaatttgattttgtgtaAAGTGTAAATTCGTGAAGGACTTGTAGACTCAAAAGAGTTTACCTtataccaaaataataattataaaaaatagttgtagTATCCAAACCaagtttaataatataatatataattatagtattcaaatcaaatgacaaatgaaaaccataaaacaataaaaaaccaGCATCAAACTTGGTAACAAAGCACACTACAGTGTCAATGTATGACAGTGATCAAATTATgcataaatgaccaaatttaaacttaaaagttCATAAAGtgaaatcacaaaataaaagtaaagagtTAATGATCTTCAGCATCTTTGTTTTCATCACCATCTGTCATTGGACAAGAAGTGTTCAAAGGAGAAACCAGCTGAAAATGCATGATAGCCAATAAAGAAGGACGAAATCCTAATGAAAAAGGCAGAATTTTGTGGGGGCAGTTTTAGGAAACTGAACCAAACTCAGAAGTGGCAGCAAACTCACGATTTTGAGTGAGTGATCACGTAAACTCATGCAAGTTCACGAGTTAAACACTCAAGTTTAACAACCATGGCTGCTGGTCATCTTTAACAAATCAATTTAGTTCCTAACTGCTCAACAAATCCCTGAATTATCGATTAACATCCtagaaaatagttcaaaattacATAGGGCTTTGACTTTTGTTATCTTTTTGGCGAGGGCTCGATAAGCTATAAAGTATCTGTGTAGCAAGCTAGCAAACACTTTTTAGTGTATGTGGCTGCAAGGTAATTGTTGGAGAATCTAACCTTAAGTAGTGCAGTGCATAGGTTTGTTTTAACTGCCGTCGAGTGTCAACTTTTGAGGGCGAACTTGAATCAAATTCTTTTCAACTTTTGAGAGCAAACTTGAATAAAATTCTTTTCAACTATTTAGAACAATAGTAATCAAATGACTGTTTACACATTGATGCTAATTATTctatcctcttttttttttacaaaaacagCTTGAAGTGGTAGGACCTGGTGGATCACCCGATGGGCATGGCGATGATGATCACCATTGATTGCAATCCTTCAATTAAATCTGGAATAAATTCTGGAAAGATGGAGAGACATTGTTTAGAATACACTCTGGCCTTTCAAAATCCTGTGgcctatgtttgattttgatttgtctaTACCTTGTTGTGTTgcaacttttgagctagaaagTTTATGCGATTATTTGAACGCAGGATGCTCATTTGCTTGAGCTACCAATTCTGTTAGACAATGTTTTGTGCATTGTGAAATAATTGATAGAACTTGACGATTTTTTATCTGGTTTTGAATTTCTGAAACCTTGGGTGATTTTGAGCACTAAACCATGAAATGGATTGTTTTGGCGTAGGCAAGTGAAGTAGAGACAGAATTGAATGACAACTTGTTAATCTTTGGAAATAATTTAGGTGTGAGCGTAATGGCGAGGTGGGTCCCCTTGCCACCCAAAACCACAAATTTTTGTAGGTGTGGTGTGTTTTATTTCAGTCTATTATGCATCACCTTCGTTCGACATGtttaaaattcctaaacataTCGTAAAAGAATAATCATGTTGAAGAATCTTTTGCGGATGAAAGGCCATGTGAAATGTTTGTTTTTTCCAAGTTCCAACCATGTGGAACGTTCATCTTGATATGCAATTAATATGGA contains:
- the LOC100780886 gene encoding Cytochrome c oxidase subunit 5b-2, mitochondrial-like — its product is MLRRLLSSHLKTLAATASSSTPRSASAAARFAALSRSSRYFSTQSEDATAIKKKVEDVMPIATGHEREELQAELEGRNILEIDHPEGPFGTKEAPAVVKSYYDKRIVGCPGGEGEDEHDVVWFWLEKDKPHECPVCAQYFVLEVVGPGGSPDGHGDDDHH